A part of Palaemon carinicauda isolate YSFRI2023 unplaced genomic scaffold, ASM3689809v2 scaffold297, whole genome shotgun sequence genomic DNA contains:
- the LOC137636428 gene encoding sporozoite surface protein 2-like, with translation MNLNTPNPVKQEPGNTSQPHMNLDTPNPVKQEPGNTSQPHMNLDIPNPVKQEPGKTSQPHMNLDTPNPIKQEPGNTSQPHMNLDTPNPVKQEPGNTSQPHMNLDTPNPVKQEPGNTSQPHMNLDTPNPVKQEPGKTSQPHVNLDTPNPDKQEPGNTSQPHMNLYTPNPAKREHGYYIPATHEPGYSKPS, from the coding sequence ATGAACCTGAATACTCCAAACCCAGTTAAACAAGAACCTGGTAATACATCCCAGCCACACATGAACCTGGATACTCCAAACCCAGTCAAACAAGAACCTGGTAATACATCCCAGCCACACATGAACCTGGATATTCCAAACCCAGTTAAACAAGAACCTGGTAAGACATCCCAGCCACACATGAACCTGGATACTCCAAACCCAATCAAACAAGAACCTGGTAATACATCCCAGCCACACATGAACCTGGATACTCCAAACCCAGTTAAACAAGAACCTGGTAATACATCCCAGCCACACATGAACCTGGATACTCCAAACCCAGTCAAACAAGAACCTGGTAATACATCCCAGCCACACATGAACCTGGATACTCCAAACCCAGTTAAACAAGAACCTGGTAAAACATCCCAGCCACACGTGAACCTGGATACTCCAAACCCAGATAAACAAGAACCTGGTAATACATCCCAGCCACACATGAACCTGTATACTCCAAACCCAGCTAAACGAGAACATGGATACTACATCCCAGCCACACATGAACCTGGATACTCTAAACCCAGTTGA
- the LOC137636425 gene encoding lachesin-like isoform X2: protein MLHIKGVQEEDRGPYMCQINTDPMRSQIGFLEVTVPPTIDDKRSSTDVMVPEGSTAALFCRAKGYPRPKIIWTREDQKPIVLRTSDPQMPKIRKQSYEGEVLNLTQITRSDMGPYLCIANNSVPPIVSKRIMVEVHFRPVIHVPNQLIGAPLGTEARLECNLEASPKSIQYWTRDTGEMLISNDEYNVHESHSNYYMTKMTLIIKRFQPHNEGIFFCIAKNSLGETEGKIKVYEFELKTESPAVTEEETSPFDGHLGRDGDVTSDIYTNEIPYGHRSYEENTSPTRYGDITRGHQVPYNNRPNHRTPSHTSLERNKNHHDYNPGDDWGRPPTRPPRWGLDQSATSRRIVGERSLVTFLCLLGLFWAL from the exons ATGCTCCACATCAAAGGGGTTCAGGAGGAGGACAGGGGACCCTACATGTGCCAGATCAACACGGATCCAATGAGGTCACAG ATTGGTTTTCTTGAAGTGACGGTACCCCCAACCATCGACGACAAGCGATCGTCAACAGACGTGATGGTTCCGGAAGGCTCCACAGCTGCTCTCTTCTGCAGAGCTAAAGGTTACCCAAGACCGAAGATTATTTGGACTCGGGAAGACCAGAAACCAATTGTTCTACGGACTAGTGACCCCCAGATGCCCAAAATACGTA AGCAGTCTTACGAGGGGGAGGTCCTGAACTTGACACAAATCACAAGATCTGACATGGGCCCATACCTGTGCATTGCCAACAACTCCGTCCCGCCCATCGTTAGCAAAAGAATTATGGTGGAGGTTCATT TCAGGCCAGTAATCCACGTACCAAACCAACTTATTGGGGCACCCTTAGGTACGGAAGCCCGACTTGAATGCAATCTAGAGGCCTCCCCAAAATCCATTCAGTACTGGACACGAGACACAG GTGAAATGCTCATCAGCAATGACGAATACAACGTACACGAAAGTCATAGTAATTACTACATGACAAAGATGACGCTCATCATCAAAAGGTTCCAGCCCCACAATGAAGGAATCTTCTTCTGCATTGCCAAGAATTCACTTGGTGAAACCGAAgggaaaataaaagtttatg AATTTGAACTGAAGACGGAGTCCCCAGCAGTGACCGAAGAAGAGACCAGCCCCTTCGATGGTCATCTAGGACGAGACGGAGACGTGACCTCGGACATCTACACCAACGAGATTCCTTATGGGCACCGGTCCTACGAAGAGAACACAAGCCCCACGAGGTACGGAGACATCACGAGGGGCCACCAAGTGCCCTACAACAACCGCCCCAACCACAGAACGCCCTCCCACACTTCACTGGAGAGGAACAAGAACCACCACGACTACAACCCTGGTGACGACTGGGGCCGGCCTCCCACGCGCCCTCCAAGATGGGGGCTCGACCAGTCGGCTACCAGCCGGAGGATAGTCGGCGAGAGGAGTCTCGTCACGTTTTTGTGCCTTCTGGGTCTCTTCTGGGCTCTTTAG
- the LOC137636425 gene encoding lachesin-like isoform X1, with protein sequence MSLALGQPNFAAPLVNVSVPVGRDATFSCIVKDLGGYRVGWVKADTKAIQAIHRHVITHNSRVSVSHSDHNTWMLHIKGVQEEDRGPYMCQINTDPMRSQIGFLEVTVPPTIDDKRSSTDVMVPEGSTAALFCRAKGYPRPKIIWTREDQKPIVLRTSDPQMPKIRKQSYEGEVLNLTQITRSDMGPYLCIANNSVPPIVSKRIMVEVHFRPVIHVPNQLIGAPLGTEARLECNLEASPKSIQYWTRDTGEMLISNDEYNVHESHSNYYMTKMTLIIKRFQPHNEGIFFCIAKNSLGETEGKIKVYEFELKTESPAVTEEETSPFDGHLGRDGDVTSDIYTNEIPYGHRSYEENTSPTRYGDITRGHQVPYNNRPNHRTPSHTSLERNKNHHDYNPGDDWGRPPTRPPRWGLDQSATSRRIVGERSLVTFLCLLGLFWAL encoded by the exons GTAGGATGGGTGAAGGCAGACACCAAGGCGATTCAGGCCATTCACAGACACGTCATCACCCACAATTCGCGGGTGTCTGTGAGTCACAGCGACCACAACACCTGGATGCTCCACATCAAAGGGGTTCAGGAGGAGGACAGGGGACCCTACATGTGCCAGATCAACACGGATCCAATGAGGTCACAG ATTGGTTTTCTTGAAGTGACGGTACCCCCAACCATCGACGACAAGCGATCGTCAACAGACGTGATGGTTCCGGAAGGCTCCACAGCTGCTCTCTTCTGCAGAGCTAAAGGTTACCCAAGACCGAAGATTATTTGGACTCGGGAAGACCAGAAACCAATTGTTCTACGGACTAGTGACCCCCAGATGCCCAAAATACGTA AGCAGTCTTACGAGGGGGAGGTCCTGAACTTGACACAAATCACAAGATCTGACATGGGCCCATACCTGTGCATTGCCAACAACTCCGTCCCGCCCATCGTTAGCAAAAGAATTATGGTGGAGGTTCATT TCAGGCCAGTAATCCACGTACCAAACCAACTTATTGGGGCACCCTTAGGTACGGAAGCCCGACTTGAATGCAATCTAGAGGCCTCCCCAAAATCCATTCAGTACTGGACACGAGACACAG GTGAAATGCTCATCAGCAATGACGAATACAACGTACACGAAAGTCATAGTAATTACTACATGACAAAGATGACGCTCATCATCAAAAGGTTCCAGCCCCACAATGAAGGAATCTTCTTCTGCATTGCCAAGAATTCACTTGGTGAAACCGAAgggaaaataaaagtttatg AATTTGAACTGAAGACGGAGTCCCCAGCAGTGACCGAAGAAGAGACCAGCCCCTTCGATGGTCATCTAGGACGAGACGGAGACGTGACCTCGGACATCTACACCAACGAGATTCCTTATGGGCACCGGTCCTACGAAGAGAACACAAGCCCCACGAGGTACGGAGACATCACGAGGGGCCACCAAGTGCCCTACAACAACCGCCCCAACCACAGAACGCCCTCCCACACTTCACTGGAGAGGAACAAGAACCACCACGACTACAACCCTGGTGACGACTGGGGCCGGCCTCCCACGCGCCCTCCAAGATGGGGGCTCGACCAGTCGGCTACCAGCCGGAGGATAGTCGGCGAGAGGAGTCTCGTCACGTTTTTGTGCCTTCTGGGTCTCTTCTGGGCTCTTTAG
- the LOC137636429 gene encoding abl interactor homolog — protein sequence MHSKPCYISSWLYSNPVKQEPGNTSQPHMNLDTPNPVKQEPGNTSQPHMNLDTPNPVKQEPGNTSQPHMNLDTPNPVKQEPGNTSQPHMNLDTPNPVKQEPEYYIPDTYEPEYSKPS from the coding sequence ATGCACTCTAAACCCTGTTATATATCAAGCTGGCTATATTCAAACCCAGTTAAACAAGAGCCTGGTAATACATCCCAGCCACACATGAATCTGGATACTCCAAACCCAGTTAAACAAGAACCTGGTAATACATCCCAGCCACACATGAACCTGGATACTCCAAACCCAGTTAAACAAGAACCTGGTAATACATCCCAGCCACACATGAACCTGGATACTCCAAACCCAGTTAAACAAGAACCTGGTAATACATCCCAGCCACACATGAACCTGGATACTCCAAACCCAGTTAAACAAGAACCTGAATACTACATTCCAGACACATATGAACCTGAATACTCCAAACCCAGTTAA